The Pochonia chlamydosporia 170 chromosome 1, whole genome shotgun sequence genome window below encodes:
- a CDS encoding protein kinase subdomain-containing protein (similar to Metarhizium robertsii ARSEF 23 XP_007824441.1) has protein sequence MGNESTGRAGDDALASWEVTSFTFSCRNTDSQIVIMCNWIRFVLQLSRSNFEASPQLLQRYLFFLQVAENFELDGYTVDDFYDWAAEPLFPIFHGMKPSSCSFKRSVQDFLTPETHHYKICGIYEKLVAKPMALGRNSGSRYGTPLSEEYYGQWPTYLPSEVWIDDGNQGRVPTHVPRGVLLPDGTKAFLKMMHLGDNWSLRQELAKYQAIRNASVDASLRISLQPETPDTLKDRWIGQIRDTLCQLHSAGISWGDAKPANVLVDRNMDTWIVDFGGGHTEGWVPKELADTIEGDLVGLRNIKQFIKHPESMSFQ, from the exons ATGGGAAACGAATCTACGGGCCGAGCGGGCGACGACGCGCTCGCGTCTTGGGAAGTTACCAGCTTTACATTTTCATGTCGCAACACCGACTCGCAGATAGTCATCATGTGTAACTGGATACGCTTTGTCCTCCAATTATCCAGAAGCAACTTCGAGGCATCTCCTCAACTCCTTCAACGAtatcttttctttttgcagGTTGCTGAGAATTTTGAGCTCGATGGTTATACCGTTGATGACTTCTATGATTGGGCCGCCGAGCCTCTTTTCCCAATATTTCATGGAATGAAGCCTTCATCCTGTTCATTTAAGCGATCTGTGCAAGATTTTCTTACCCCCGAAACGCACCACTACAAGATATGTGGCATCTATGAGAAGCTGGTTGCAAAGCCCATGGCCCTTGGCCGAAATAGCGGATCAAGATATGGCACTCCATTAAGCGAAGAGTATTACGGGCAGTGGCCTACCTATCTCCCGTCCGAGGTTTGGATCGACGACGGAAATCAGGGTAGGGTTCCGACTCATGTACCAAGGGGGGTTCTGTTACCGGATGGCACTAAGGCCTTTCTTAAGATGATGCACCTGGGTGACAATTGGAGTCTCAGACAAGAGCTTGCAAAATACCAGGCCATCCGAAACGCGTCAGTCGATGCGTCGCTTCGCATTTCAC TACAGCCAGAAACGCCAGACACGCTAAAGGATCGATGGATAGGACAAATTCGGGACACTCTTTGCCAGTTACACTCCGCTGGCATATCCTGGGGTGATGCCAAACCAGCTAATGTACTGGTTGACAGAAATATGGATACATGGattgttgactttggtggtGGACATACTGAAGGCTGGGTGCCGAAGGAGCTAGCAGACACAATTGAAGGTGATCTCGTTGGCCTTAGAAACATAAAACAGTTTATCAAGCACCCTGAAAGCATGTCATTCCAGTAG
- a CDS encoding serine/threonine-protein kinase Sgk2 (similar to Blastomyces dermatitidis SLH14081 XP_002622053.1), which produces MDHLTQGEQGIIDANPLGDALSIVCEALREAERNTHRENSQIDDTADAPERPRVFVAAIGKLFSILSASDVSPLLASRTGRDALGSDLMAVRQRVQKGDFEYQLLRPLSQLVIKRASDVDIWTAVVALVLSISHSTPPPSRPPSFETPITHSSASQQGSEQTRRKIEPRVFEEIRHCTHRAVEGFHKKYFEGHKWNRRAERIWQSVKSRYSDIDKRWTQLPDAAGEDEICSWLLNFQEEFLAAERAAYFRSNGSKRVGAEATRQLDLFVKMRRDEASDAKHDWRHVLVVGELKQSDQKNKSLWLQVGSAVRNVFAYQPTRSFVHAFTLTGTEMETWIFDRSGPYSGATFDIHKDPEKFIRVMCAYLMMNDEELGLDTFTKAKDNKLFVTIPVETRGKKRKRQLELDPNPIAHQRAIVCRGTSCFLARATGAAEFDRVVKYSWTSSMRPPEADLLNKAIERGVKGIAKVVGYQEEVTSISKLREGLVFSTPHKFRGVPRSANTSFSQSQPPLSHSFSQFPGLSIASSGHRKRKSTDWSSNASKRSRSNSQLAKADHVENGATYSVQEPQGTSLVHQDHDQTPYANRIFRVLAISPAGRSISQFKAVIELLEGLRDAIKVHQSLYTDGKILHRDISENNIIITNPGNADGFKGMLIDLDLAKEEGKGPSGARHRTGTMEFMAIEVLLGISHTYRHDLEAFFYVLIWLCARRGWSLSRASGRRPKKSMLSRWYTGGYEDIAQSKRGDMDKNGLEVILREFPEVFDGVKPLCRAIRDVLFPHKDGLFTGTPQDPNILYDPIIKAFDDAIAEIGLGEVKT; this is translated from the coding sequence ATGGATCACCTCACTCAGGGAGAGCAGGGGATCATCGACGCAAATCCTCTTGGTGATGCACTCAGCATCGTATGCGAAGCTTTGCGAGAGGCGGAACGAAACACTCACCGCGAAAACTCTCAGATAGATGACACCGCTGATGCACCAGAACGGCCAAGGGTGTTCGTGGCCGCGATAGGCAAATTATTCTCTATCTTGTCCGCTTCCGATGTGTCACCGCTACTCGCATCAAGAACCGGCAGGGATGCCCTTGGCTCTGATCTCATGGCAGTTCGTCAACGCGTACAGAAAGGAGATTTTGAGTACCAGCTTTTGCGGCCACTATCGCAGCTTGTGATCAAGCGGGCATCAGATGTTGACATATGGACTGCCGTCGTAGCCCTGGTCCTATCGATTTCTCACTCGACTCCGCCGCCGAGCCGCCCGCCGTCTTTCGAAACCCCAATAACCCATTCGTCCGCTTCGCAGCAAGGGTCAGAACAAACGCGACGGAAGATTGAGCCTCGTGTGTTCGAAGAGATTCGCCACTGTACGCACCGTGCGGTCGAAGGATTCCACAAGAAATATTTTGAAGGGCACAAATGGAACAGGCGAGCCGAGCGGATTTGGCAGAGCGTCAAGAGTCGCTATAGCGACATTGATAAGAGATGGACACAGTTACCTGACGCGGCCGGCGAGGACGAGATATGTAGTTGGTTGCTCAACTTCCAGGAAGAGTTTCTAGCAGCCGAACGAGCTGCATATTTCAGAAGCAATGGAAGCAAAAGAGTTGGGGCTGAGGCGACACGGCAACTGGATCTCTTTGTCAAAATGAGAAGAGATGAGGCATCAGATGCGAAGCACGACTGGAGACACGTGTTGGTCGTCGGCGAGCTCAAACAGTCCGACCAGAAAAACAAGAGCCTATGGCTTCAGGTTGGCAGCGCTGTGAGAAACGTGTTCGCTTACCAGCCTACGCGATCATTCGTGCACGCCTTCACTCTGACCGGTACCGAgatggagacatggatcTTTGACCGGTCTGGGCCGTACAGCGGGGCTACGTTTGACATCCACAAGGATCCTGAGAAGTTCATTCGGGTCATGTGTGCatatttgatgatgaatgacgAGGAGCTAGGCCTGGACACCTTTACCAAAGCAAAAGACAACAAGTTGTTTGTCACCATACCTGTTGAAACTCGCGGGAAGAAGCGGAAACGTCAGCTGGAACTCGACCCCAATCCGATCGCCCATCAGCGAGCTATTGTCTGCCGTGGCACGTCCTGCTTCCTCGCCAGGGCCACTGGAGCCGCAGAATTTGACAGGGTCGTAAAATATTCTTGGACTTCCAGCATGCGACCGCCGGAGGCTGATCTTCTTAACAAGGCTATCGAACGCGGTGTTAAGGGTATTGCGAAAGTGGTTGGCTACCAGGAAGAAGTCACTAGCATAAGTAAGTTGCGAGAAGGCCTGGTCTTCTCGACTCCGCATAAGTTTCGCGGCGTGCCACGCAGTGCCAATACGTCCTTCTCGCAGTCGCAACCCCCACTAAGCCACTCTTTTAGCCAGTTCCCCGGCCTTAGCATTGCCAGCAGCGGACACAGAAAGAGGAAGTCAACGGATTGGTCAAGCAATGCGTCTAAGAGATCCCGGTCGAATAgccagctggccaaggcagaTCACGTAGAAAACGGAGCAACTTACTCCGTCCAAGAACCGCAAGGTACTAGTCTTGTTCACCAAGATCACGATCAGACACCATATGCCAATCGCATCTTTCGCGTATTGGCCATCTCGCCGGCGGGACGGTCCATTAGCCAGTTCAAGGCTGTTATCGAGCTCCTCGAAGGCCTTCGGGACGCCATTAAAGTGCATCAATCACTCTACACGGACGGGAAAATTTTGCACCGAGATATTTCCGAAAACAATATCATTATCACCAACCCGGGGAAtgctgatggcttcaagggcatgctcatcgaccttgacttggctaaggaagaaggcaaaggtcCTAGTGGGGCCCGACATCGGACGGGCACGATGGAATTCATGGCAATTGAAGTTCTTCTAGGAATTTCGCACACGTATCGCCACGATCTCGAAGCATTCTTTTACGTTCTAATATGGCTTTGCGCTCGTCGAGGCTGGTCATTATCGAGAGCGTCAGGTCGGCGCCCGAAAAAAAGCATGCTATCGCGGTGGTATACTGGAGGTTACGAGGACATAGCGCAAAGCAAGCGTGGTGATATGGACAAAAATGGGCTAGAAGTCATTCTGAGAGAGTTTCCGGAAGTTTTCGACGGTGTCAAACCTTTGTGCAGGGCAATAAGAGATGTCTTGTTCCCGCATAAGGATGGTCTCTTCACTGGCACTCCACAGGATCCGAATATTCTGTACGATCCAATTATCAAAGCATTTGATGATGCTATAGCAGAGATTGGGCTGGGAGAGGTAAAGAC